A stretch of DNA from Catenulispora acidiphila DSM 44928:
AGCAGCCTATGACGTACATGGGGGCGCACGGAAAGGCCGACTGGCCGCCGGAATCACCCACCGTCCACATCCAGGACGTCGACGTCACGCTGCGCAAGGCTGCCGAGATCGGCGCCAACGGGCCCTTCGCCCAGCTGGGGCTGGCGCCCGACCTGGGACCGGCCGAGGTCTACGATCTCGCCACGCGGATGGGGATTCCGAGTGGGACGAAGGACTTCGTCCCGGTGCCCGCGCTGATCCTGGGGACGGCGGAGGCGACCCCGCTGACGATGGCGACGGTCTACGCGACCCTTGCCGACGGCGGCGTCCGGCACGATCCGGTGATGGTCGGTCAGCTGCTCGGCAAGGACGGCCGGGTGGTCTGGACGCCGAGCGCCAAGAGCGAGCAGGTCCTGGCGCCGAGCGCCGCGCAGGGAGTCACCGACGTGCTGCACTCGGCCCTGACCGACGGCACCACCGGGACCGCGGTCGAGCCTCGGACCAGCGCCGAGGCCGGGACCTGGGCCATGGCCGGAGCCATGGACGGGGCGAAGGCGGCCTGGTTCGACGGCGCCGACTCGCACTACGTGATATCGGTGGCGGTGTCCAAGACCGACGCGAAGGGGACCCTGCTCCCGCTCTCCGCCGACGGGCACAACGGTCCCGACGTCGGCAGCCGCCTCGCGGGCCCGATCTGGGCGGGGATGGTGCAGACGCTGCGGAACCAGGGCTGATCCCGGGGTGTGGGCGAGGGATCCGCCGGGCGGCCTGAGCGCCGTCCGGCGGATCCGGGTCCTGATCTCAGTGCGGCGATCTCAGCGCAGCGCCACCCGCCGAGCCAGCCCCAGCGGCAGCCCGCCGGACCCGGCGATCGTGTCGTGGAACTGCTTCAGCGTCCCCTTGCCCTGCTTCACGTACTCCGCCCGGATCGCCTCGATCTCCAGGCATCCGGTCAGGTACGACGCCGCCTGGGTCGGCCACGCGCAGTAGCGGTTCACCTCGCCCTTGGCGGTCTCCGGGGTCAGCGAGGCCTTCGAGGCCATGAAGCGCTCGGCCTCCTCGATGCCCATCTCGCCGGTGTGCAGCGCGGTGTCCACCACGATGCGCGCCGCGCGGAAGATGCGCGCGTCCAGGTGTCCCAGCTCGTGCCGCGGGTCGGCGAAGTAGCCCTGCTCGCGCATCGCGGTCTCGATGTACATCGCCCAGCCCTCGGTGAAGTACGGGGTGGTGAACGTGCTGCGCACCGGCCGGCCCTGGTCGGCGACCCACGACAGGTGCCAGTGGTGCCCGGGGTAGGCCTCGTGCACGGCGATCGTCGGCATCGACACCCGCGCGTTGGTCTTCAGCCGGCCTCGCACCGCCTCCGGAGCCGAACCCGCGGGGGTGAACGGCACGTTGAACACCCCGGTCCGGGACGACGTCAGCGCCGGCGGCCGGCTGTAGGACGCCACCGACAGCACCGCGCGCACGAACTCCGGGCCCGGCTGCACCAGGCACTGCTCGCCCGGCGCGAACGACACCAGGTCGTGGTCCTTCGTGAACTGCCGGGCGCGCTCGGTCTCGGCGGTGTACTCGGCGAGCATCGCCTCCTCGGTCGGCGGGATGTCCTCGCAGAGCATCTCCATGGTCGCGCGCCAGTCCCGGGACCCGCCGGGGATCCGCGCCGCCAGCTCCTGCATCTCGGTGTTCAGCCGGTCGTACGCCGCCTGGCCGCGCCGGTGCAGCTCCGCCGTGTCGTAGCCGAGCATCTCGACGTCCTGCAGCAGCCGGGAGTACGTCTGCTCGCCGAGCCGCCAGTCGCCTTCGCAGCGCTCTGCGAAGTCCGCCAGGTGCGCCGCCAGCTCGTCGAACGCCGCGGCGGCCGGCTCGGCGGCCTCGGCGACCTGGGCCCGCAGCCCTTCGTCGGCCAGCATCGCCGGCAGCGCTCCGGTCAAGAACGCTCGTCCGGTGCGCGCCTGGCCCAGCGCGCGGTCCACGAGAAGCTTCGGCGCCACGGCGGGGTCCAGGTTCTGCCGGCACGCCGCCAGAACCTCAGGGACCTGCTTGAGCTTTGCCAGCGTCTCCTCGGCCAAACGCTCCTCCGGCCGCGTCTTCTGCTCCAGCGGGAGGTAGAGACCGAACAGCGCGGTGGTCACGTAGTCGCCGGGATCGCGGCGCCACACCTGACGCTCGGCCATGATCCCTTGCCGGCGCAGCTGCGCCCTGACCAGGTCGCGGTCGATGCCGTCCTGGAACGCGGCTTCGGCCGACGCGCCGTCCGCGCGGTCATCGGTGCCGTCCGCGCGGTCGCCGGCGTCGGAGTCGGCGGAGCCCTCGCCCGAACCCCCGCCGCCGGCCAGCGCGTCCAGCTTCGCCAGCTGCGCCGCCGCCTCGCGAGCCCGGCGCTCGTAGCCGTCGGCCGTCAGATCGCCGAGGGTCCGCGTGCGGTCCGGATCGTCCGAGCCCATGACCGTGGCCAAGACCGGGTTCGCGTCCAGGTACCAGCCGACTGCCTCGGCGACCGCCGCCGCCACCGGGTTCTGGGAGTCATCCGTCGTCATGGGGCGACCGTAGCGCTCCAAGAGCATTTGCGGCTGCGGCGATCCCCCTTGACGTACCCTCGCCACCGGTCTGGACCAGTGCTGAGACCAGCACTGGTCCAGAGCGTCCGGTGGGCGCCCCACCCCGCGTGCGGCTCAGAAGGTGGCGTTGGTCACCCAGTGGTCCACCAGTACGTGGTCGCCCAGTACTTCGATCTCCTGGGCGCCCGGAGAGCGCCGGCGCCACAGGAACAGGTACAGCTCGCCGACCGGTCCGCGGACGGCGGCCGCGCCCTTGGCGTGCGCGCGGCGCCAGCGGAAGCCGTTCGGCTCCAGGGTGATCAGCCATTCGGCGCGCTCGCCGGCGGCGGAGGCCGGGTCGGCGTCGGTGGCGTGCAGGTGCAGGGTCTCGCCGTCGCCGGTCAGGGCCCTGATCTTCGGGGAGAACGCGGCCGCCGAGGGCAGCACGGTCAGGAACTCGTCGATGCCGTCGGCCGCGACCGCCGGGTCGAACTCCGGTGTCCGGCCCAGCGCCATGATCATGTCGGCGCCGTGCATCGTGGTCTCGTGCAGCATCCGGCGCGCCCAGAAGCGGGCGTGCTGGTCCGGACCCCAGGACCAGACCGGCTTGTCCGGGCCGGCCTCGCGGACCGCGTGCGCCAGTTCCGCGGCGCCGGCC
This window harbors:
- a CDS encoding maleylpyruvate isomerase family mycothiol-dependent enzyme, with product MMSETANPHLVHTDRFTAEAERVATLLDGLGTDDWTRPVPTCPGWTVRKVARHIGTAHRWAAAIVRSPGSEAVNPRSLDLGFPESNAGYSDWIRAGAAELAHAVREAGPDKPVWSWGPDQHARFWARRMLHETTMHGADMIMALGRTPEFDPAVAADGIDEFLTVLPSAAAFSPKIRALTGDGETLHLHATDADPASAAGERAEWLITLEPNGFRWRRAHAKGAAAVRGPVGELYLFLWRRRSPGAQEIEVLGDHVLVDHWVTNATF
- a CDS encoding DUF885 domain-containing protein; this encodes MTTDDSQNPVAAAVAEAVGWYLDANPVLATVMGSDDPDRTRTLGDLTADGYERRAREAAAQLAKLDALAGGGGSGEGSADSDAGDRADGTDDRADGASAEAAFQDGIDRDLVRAQLRRQGIMAERQVWRRDPGDYVTTALFGLYLPLEQKTRPEERLAEETLAKLKQVPEVLAACRQNLDPAVAPKLLVDRALGQARTGRAFLTGALPAMLADEGLRAQVAEAAEPAAAAFDELAAHLADFAERCEGDWRLGEQTYSRLLQDVEMLGYDTAELHRRGQAAYDRLNTEMQELAARIPGGSRDWRATMEMLCEDIPPTEEAMLAEYTAETERARQFTKDHDLVSFAPGEQCLVQPGPEFVRAVLSVASYSRPPALTSSRTGVFNVPFTPAGSAPEAVRGRLKTNARVSMPTIAVHEAYPGHHWHLSWVADQGRPVRSTFTTPYFTEGWAMYIETAMREQGYFADPRHELGHLDARIFRAARIVVDTALHTGEMGIEEAERFMASKASLTPETAKGEVNRYCAWPTQAASYLTGCLEIEAIRAEYVKQGKGTLKQFHDTIAGSGGLPLGLARRVALR
- a CDS encoding penicillin-binding transpeptidase domain-containing protein codes for the protein MSADERENVPGRGNLENDLDNDLEHNLENEFRAMFAERSETVRPATSPYAAVRQRIGAARRRRRMRIGGASMAFAVAAVGIGVWATVPDAHHRAIGPASHGAGTLTPEVMYAGGRTEIPAGPLRDAALAWLRANYHGSLSGRTVVTTFDENLQTVASTKVEPGDSGVAIVDWRNGEVLALGGTWNRPLPIADTMKPLVLAAAFTTGHYTPDSTVPLDAQTHPLVWPPNAKQPMTYMGAHGKADWPPESPTVHIQDVDVTLRKAAEIGANGPFAQLGLAPDLGPAEVYDLATRMGIPSGTKDFVPVPALILGTAEATPLTMATVYATLADGGVRHDPVMVGQLLGKDGRVVWTPSAKSEQVLAPSAAQGVTDVLHSALTDGTTGTAVEPRTSAEAGTWAMAGAMDGAKAAWFDGADSHYVISVAVSKTDAKGTLLPLSADGHNGPDVGSRLAGPIWAGMVQTLRNQG